The following coding sequences are from one Streptomyces sp. V3I7 window:
- a CDS encoding NUDIX hydrolase, whose translation MANGQWYPPEWPERIRALAEGTLTPVSPRRAATVMLLKDTTGGPAVHMLRRRASMAFAGGAYAYPGGGVDPRDDDHRIRWAGPTRAWWAERLGVDESGAQAIVCAAVRETYEEAGVLLAGPAPDSVVGDTTGDDWEADRAALVARDLSFAQFLDRRGLVLRSDLLGPWARWITPEFESRRYDTWFFVAALPEGQRTRNASTEADRTVWIRPGEAAASYDKGELLMMPPTIATLRQLTSYGTAAEALAAAPAREMTPVLASARLVDGEIVLSWPGHEEFTKHIPATPSAGGPA comes from the coding sequence ATGGCGAATGGGCAGTGGTATCCCCCGGAGTGGCCCGAGCGCATCCGCGCGCTCGCGGAAGGCACCCTCACGCCGGTGTCCCCGAGGCGCGCCGCGACCGTGATGCTCCTGAAGGACACCACCGGCGGCCCCGCCGTCCATATGCTGCGCAGACGCGCCTCCATGGCTTTCGCCGGGGGCGCGTACGCGTATCCCGGCGGCGGTGTCGACCCGCGCGACGACGATCACCGGATCCGCTGGGCGGGCCCCACGCGCGCGTGGTGGGCCGAGCGGCTCGGCGTCGACGAGAGCGGGGCACAGGCGATCGTCTGCGCGGCCGTGCGCGAGACGTACGAGGAGGCGGGCGTCCTGCTCGCCGGACCCGCCCCCGACTCGGTCGTCGGCGACACCACCGGCGACGACTGGGAGGCCGACCGCGCCGCCCTGGTCGCCCGTGACCTGTCGTTCGCTCAGTTCCTGGACCGGCGAGGCCTGGTCCTGCGCTCCGACCTGCTGGGCCCCTGGGCCCGCTGGATCACGCCGGAGTTCGAGTCCCGCCGGTACGACACCTGGTTCTTCGTCGCCGCCCTCCCCGAGGGCCAGCGCACCCGGAACGCCTCCACCGAGGCCGATCGCACGGTGTGGATCCGGCCCGGGGAGGCCGCGGCCTCGTACGACAAGGGCGAGCTGCTGATGATGCCGCCCACCATCGCGACCCTGCGTCAGCTGACCTCGTACGGCACCGCCGCCGAGGCGCTCGCGGCCGCGCCCGCGCGCGAGATGACGCCGGTGCTGGCCAGCGCCCGCCTGGTGGACGGGGAGATCGTCCTGTCCTGGCCGGGGCACGAGGAGTTCACCAAGCACATCCCGGCCACGCCGAGCGCGGGAGGCCCGGCATGA
- a CDS encoding MBL fold metallo-hydrolase, translating to MTHAAALPGQPRGGVLSGPATARAVNVLAPNASAMTLDGTNTWIVSEPGSDVAVVIDPGPLDEGHLQNVMDTAEQAGKRVALTLLTHGHADHAEGAGRFAELTRTKVRALDPALRLGDEGLAAGDVVALDGLELRVVTTPGHTSDSLCFHVPADRAVLTGDTILGRGTTMVAHPDGRLGDYLDSLRRLRSLTVDDGVHTVLPGHGPVLEDAQGAVEFYLAHRAHRLAQVETAVENGHRTAAEVVAHVYADVDRSLWPAAELSVRAQLEYLREHGLIQEPGLG from the coding sequence ATGACGCACGCAGCGGCCCTGCCCGGCCAGCCCCGGGGCGGTGTCCTCTCCGGGCCCGCCACCGCGCGCGCGGTCAACGTCCTGGCGCCCAACGCCTCCGCGATGACCCTGGACGGCACGAACACCTGGATCGTCTCCGAGCCCGGCTCCGACGTCGCCGTGGTGATCGACCCGGGCCCCCTGGACGAGGGCCACCTCCAGAACGTCATGGACACGGCCGAGCAGGCCGGCAAGCGCGTCGCGCTGACCCTGCTCACCCACGGCCACGCCGACCACGCCGAGGGCGCCGGCCGCTTCGCCGAGCTGACCCGCACCAAGGTGCGCGCGCTGGACCCGGCGCTGCGGCTGGGCGACGAGGGGCTGGCCGCCGGGGACGTGGTCGCGCTCGACGGCCTGGAGCTGCGCGTCGTCACCACCCCGGGCCACACCTCGGACTCGCTCTGCTTCCACGTCCCGGCCGACCGCGCGGTCCTGACCGGCGACACGATCCTCGGCCGCGGTACGACGATGGTGGCGCACCCCGACGGCCGCCTCGGCGACTATCTGGACTCCCTCAGGCGGCTGAGGTCGCTGACGGTCGACGACGGCGTCCACACCGTCCTCCCCGGCCACGGTCCCGTCCTGGAGGATGCCCAGGGCGCCGTCGAGTTCTACCTGGCCCACCGCGCCCACCGTCTCGCCCAGGTCGAGACGGCCGTCGAGAACGGCCACCGCACCGCCGCCGAGGTCGTCGCCCACGTGTACGCCGACGTCGACCGCTCCCTGTGGCCGGCGGCCGAACTGTCGGTCCGGGCCCAGCTGGAGTACCTGCGCGAGCACGGGCTGATCCAGGAGCCCGGGCTCGGCTGA
- a CDS encoding nucleotidyltransferase domain-containing protein, with translation MSALPAPHGLDARGFIAREGSLTRVPDAFRPVVAAASERLAEAFGARLDSAYLYGSIPRGTARVGRSDLDLLLALHEEPDDADREAARALGEALDAAFPQIDGVGTLLYSRARLLSELERYDLGWFVSCLCTPLLGEDLAAHLPRYRPDALLARETNGDLALLLPRWRERIAAAADTEEARRPLVRFMSRHLVRTGFTLVMPRWNGWTSDLAAMAEVFGAYYPRRAAQMRSAARYGHEPCGNGVILRSYVDDLGPWLAAEYTRVHGTKAPRPD, from the coding sequence ATGTCCGCACTCCCCGCCCCGCACGGTCTCGACGCCAGGGGCTTCATCGCCCGCGAAGGATCCCTCACGCGCGTGCCGGACGCGTTCCGCCCGGTCGTGGCGGCCGCGAGCGAGCGGCTGGCGGAGGCCTTCGGCGCGCGGCTCGACAGCGCGTACCTCTACGGGTCGATTCCGCGCGGCACCGCGCGCGTGGGACGCAGCGATCTCGACCTGCTGCTCGCCCTGCACGAGGAGCCGGACGACGCGGACCGGGAGGCGGCCCGTGCGCTCGGGGAAGCGCTCGACGCCGCGTTCCCGCAGATCGACGGCGTGGGGACGCTCCTGTACAGCCGGGCGCGGCTGCTGAGCGAGCTGGAGCGGTACGACCTGGGTTGGTTCGTCTCCTGCCTGTGCACGCCCCTCCTCGGGGAGGATCTCGCCGCGCACCTGCCCCGCTACCGGCCCGACGCGCTCCTGGCCCGCGAGACCAACGGGGACCTCGCCCTGCTCCTCCCGCGCTGGCGCGAGCGGATCGCCGCGGCCGCGGACACCGAGGAGGCCAGGCGGCCCCTCGTGCGGTTCATGTCGCGGCACCTCGTGCGGACGGGGTTCACGCTGGTGATGCCCCGGTGGAACGGCTGGACCAGCGATCTGGCGGCGATGGCCGAGGTGTTCGGCGCGTACTACCCGCGGCGGGCGGCGCAGATGCGCTCCGCGGCCCGGTACGGCCACGAGCCCTGCGGCAACGGCGTCATCCTGCGGTCGTACGTCGATGACCTCGGGCCGTGGCTCGCGGCGGAGTACACGCGCGTGCACGGCACGAAGGCCCCCCGGCCGGACTGA